The proteins below are encoded in one region of Rhodopirellula halodulae:
- a CDS encoding lipopolysaccharide biosynthesis protein, with protein sequence MISQMAVFGLVEFETLLVGRYCTDVEVGTWGAIRRMISLVSAPLLLINAAVPTFIAELYSAGDLKQLQRLLRTTSTIATPPALIAFLLFLFFGDAVLSVFDPDFAVGATSLCLLGAANVVFVGAGSAGLTLRMTNRLGVTTVTTVLLAIAYVFTAPWVIQTYQLFGAACMAALMICARNVISMLIVRWQIKIWCTPTTDLRGMLELSKRILNRKKQAKT encoded by the coding sequence GTGATCTCGCAGATGGCGGTGTTTGGATTGGTTGAATTTGAGACCCTGTTGGTTGGGCGCTATTGCACCGATGTGGAGGTCGGAACTTGGGGGGCAATACGGCGAATGATTTCCCTGGTCAGTGCGCCACTCTTGTTGATCAACGCCGCCGTCCCTACGTTCATCGCCGAACTGTATTCTGCCGGTGATCTGAAACAATTGCAGAGGCTCTTGCGCACTACGTCAACCATTGCGACTCCCCCAGCGTTGATCGCATTCTTGCTTTTCCTGTTCTTCGGAGATGCGGTGCTGTCGGTGTTCGATCCCGATTTCGCGGTCGGCGCAACATCATTGTGCTTGCTTGGGGCTGCGAATGTCGTCTTCGTTGGCGCGGGCAGCGCGGGATTGACCTTGCGAATGACCAATCGTTTGGGCGTCACCACGGTGACAACGGTACTTCTGGCGATCGCTTACGTTTTCACAGCACCCTGGGTCATCCAGACATATCAACTGTTTGGAGCCGCCTGCATGGCCGCTTTGATGATTTGTGCTCGCAATGTGATTTCAATGTTGATTGTCCGCTGGCAAATCAAGATATGGTGTACGCCAACAACTGATCTCAGGGGCATGTTGGAATTGAGTAAGCGCATTTTGAACCGAAAGAAACAAGCGAAAACCTAA
- a CDS encoding sulfotransferase domain-containing protein, whose amino-acid sequence MLCNSFPKSGTHLLIQALGALPETEFYGSFIASVPSIRFRLRSDQAHLNRIKSVAPGEVVPSHLYYSPPFADQIRKQRIAHFFIYRDLRDVVVSEAFYLHSMAWWHGLSRHFRACPNLESRLLLSINGMPDKLPNEYPGVGSRFRFYQPWIDDPNCMAIRFEDLVSDEKREETLRGIATFDQSIRGRAYDVNDFVSKATVAMNPGKSHTFRSGKRQEWKKHFTPAIEKAFDRVAGEVNSSLGYQ is encoded by the coding sequence GTGCTGTGCAATTCATTTCCAAAAAGCGGAACTCATCTTCTGATCCAAGCCCTGGGAGCTCTGCCAGAAACAGAGTTCTATGGATCCTTTATCGCAAGCGTTCCGTCCATTCGATTTCGTCTCCGCTCCGATCAAGCTCACCTCAATCGAATCAAGAGCGTTGCGCCAGGCGAAGTCGTCCCTTCCCACCTTTATTACAGCCCGCCATTCGCCGACCAAATCCGCAAACAACGGATCGCTCACTTTTTCATCTATCGCGACCTGCGTGACGTGGTGGTTTCCGAGGCTTTCTACTTGCACTCGATGGCATGGTGGCACGGATTAAGCCGACACTTTCGTGCTTGCCCCAATTTAGAATCGCGACTGCTTTTGTCGATTAATGGAATGCCGGACAAACTACCGAATGAATATCCTGGCGTCGGATCGCGGTTTCGCTTTTACCAGCCCTGGATCGACGACCCGAACTGCATGGCCATTCGGTTCGAAGACTTGGTCAGCGACGAGAAACGAGAGGAAACGCTGCGTGGAATTGCAACGTTCGACCAATCCATTCGTGGCCGGGCCTATGACGTCAACGACTTCGTTTCAAAAGCAACCGTAGCAATGAATCCTGGCAAAAGCCACACATTTCGCAGCGGCAAGCGGCAGGAATGGAAAAAACACTTCACGCCGGCCATTGAGAAAGCATTCGACCGTGTCGCGGGTGAGGTCAATTCATCACTGGGATACCAGTAA